The following are encoded together in the Tepidiforma bonchosmolovskayae genome:
- a CDS encoding PspA/IM30 family protein yields MLKRLAAIFQAKANKALDRLEDPREMLDLSYEKQVEMLRDVKRGIVEVTAARRRLELQAEELRAKLPTFDAQAMQALKNGREDLARVALERKASTQAQIESFEAQVANLRAEQEQLVQAEQRLQAKVEAFRTRKEVLTAQYTAAKATVRIGEAVTGLSEEMTDVGYAIQRAEGRTAQLKSRGQAIQELLESGVLEDSLGGTTGIDRELEALGRQASIDAELERLRAAMAAGEANR; encoded by the coding sequence ATGTTGAAGCGGCTTGCCGCAATTTTCCAGGCGAAGGCGAACAAGGCTCTCGACCGGCTTGAGGACCCGCGCGAGATGCTGGACCTGAGCTACGAGAAGCAGGTCGAGATGCTGCGCGACGTGAAGCGGGGCATCGTCGAGGTGACGGCTGCGCGGCGCCGGCTCGAGCTGCAGGCTGAAGAGCTGCGGGCGAAGCTGCCGACCTTCGATGCGCAGGCGATGCAGGCGCTGAAGAACGGGCGCGAGGACCTCGCGCGGGTTGCGCTGGAGCGGAAGGCTTCGACGCAGGCGCAAATCGAGAGCTTCGAGGCGCAGGTGGCGAACCTGCGCGCCGAACAGGAGCAGCTGGTGCAGGCGGAGCAGCGGCTGCAGGCGAAGGTTGAGGCGTTCCGAACCCGGAAGGAGGTGCTGACGGCACAGTACACGGCGGCGAAGGCGACGGTGCGGATCGGCGAGGCGGTCACCGGTCTCTCGGAGGAGATGACGGACGTGGGCTACGCCATCCAGCGGGCGGAGGGCCGGACCGCGCAGCTGAAGAGTCGCGGCCAGGCGATCCAGGAGCTGCTGGAGAGCGGGGTGCTGGAGGATTCGCTCGGCGGGACGACCGGCATCGACCGCGAACTGGAGGCGCTGGGCCGGCAGGCGAGCATCGATGCCGAACTCGAGCGGCTGCGGGCGGCGATGGCCGCCGGGGAGGCGAACCGATGA
- a CDS encoding zinc ribbon domain-containing protein codes for MVDELFEVFEELFERRNKKKKKEKEGKGGGARDGVPAAPPVFCVDCGVRNEGGARFCMECGSLLPSPGEELRCLSCNTQLPLKAKFCPRCGAKAAV; via the coding sequence ATGGTTGATGAGCTGTTCGAGGTCTTCGAGGAGCTGTTCGAGCGCCGCAACAAGAAGAAAAAGAAGGAAAAGGAAGGGAAGGGCGGCGGTGCGCGGGACGGCGTCCCGGCGGCGCCGCCCGTTTTCTGCGTGGACTGCGGCGTGCGGAATGAGGGCGGGGCCCGCTTCTGCATGGAGTGCGGGAGCCTGCTGCCGAGCCCGGGGGAGGAGCTGCGCTGCCTGAGCTGCAACACGCAGCTGCCCCTAAAGGCGAAGTTCTGCCCGCGCTGCGGCGCGAAGGCGGCGGTGTAG
- a CDS encoding TerC family protein: MTELLPWLIFGGIVAGMLALDLGVFHREAHVVSRREALAWSAAWITLALAFNAGVFFFRGSDAGVEWLTGYLIEKSLSVDNVFVFLLIFSAFAVPPVYQHRVLFWGILGALVMRAVLIAAAGLLITTLHFVIYVFGAFLIFTGIKFLRDQEHAPDLEQNRFVRLTRRLFPVTARYEGQRFFLRREGVLYATPLFLVLVLVESTDLVFAVDSIPAIYAVTSDPFIVFTSNIFAILGLRALYFVLAGYLGGLRFLKPALAAILAFVGTKMLLVDLYKVPSLASLAVIAGVLAAALFASWRWPKPAHAAVHEPAAGR; encoded by the coding sequence ATGACCGAACTGCTTCCGTGGCTCATCTTCGGCGGCATCGTGGCGGGGATGCTCGCGCTCGACCTCGGCGTCTTTCATCGCGAGGCCCATGTTGTGTCGCGCCGCGAGGCGCTCGCCTGGAGCGCCGCGTGGATTACCCTGGCGCTCGCCTTCAATGCCGGCGTGTTCTTCTTCCGGGGCAGCGATGCGGGCGTCGAGTGGCTGACGGGCTACCTGATCGAGAAATCGCTAAGCGTCGATAACGTCTTCGTCTTCCTGCTGATCTTCTCGGCGTTTGCGGTGCCGCCGGTGTACCAGCATCGCGTGCTCTTCTGGGGGATTCTCGGGGCGTTGGTGATGCGGGCGGTGCTGATTGCAGCCGCAGGGCTGCTCATCACGACGCTCCACTTCGTCATTTACGTGTTCGGCGCGTTCCTCATCTTCACGGGTATCAAATTCCTGCGGGACCAGGAGCATGCGCCGGACCTCGAACAGAACCGGTTCGTGCGGCTGACGCGCCGGCTCTTTCCCGTGACGGCCCGGTACGAAGGGCAGCGGTTCTTCCTCCGGCGGGAGGGGGTCCTGTATGCGACGCCGCTGTTCCTGGTCCTGGTGCTGGTGGAGAGCACGGACCTTGTGTTCGCCGTCGACAGCATCCCGGCGATCTACGCAGTGACGAGCGACCCGTTCATTGTGTTTACGTCGAATATTTTCGCGATTCTCGGGCTGAGGGCGCTCTACTTCGTGCTGGCCGGATACCTGGGCGGGCTGCGGTTCCTGAAGCCGGCCCTGGCGGCCATCCTCGCGTTCGTCGGCACGAAGATGCTGCTCGTCGACCTGTACAAGGTGCCGTCGCTGGCGAGCCTGGCGGTGATCGCCGGGGTCCTTGCGGCGGCGCTGTTCGCTTCGTGGCGGTGGCCGAAGCCGGCGCATGCCGCGGTCCACGAGCCCGCTGCGGGCCGTTGA
- a CDS encoding YceI family protein, protein MKRKLLLFGGAGLAAFAVAAFAAWFFYFRSDAPEEVSLEGALETVRTPTAAAPAGAGSTPAPGATQPAGAGASAGLDGTWTVAAAGETFVGYRVQEELAQVGATTAVGRTSDVKGTVTIKGNRVEPGSTFTANMQALKSDRAQRDNALRTQALETNRFPTATFTLKDAVTLPASFANGEALTTTLKGSLELHGVTRDVEIPVQAKLENGLIVVVGSLEIRFADYDIAQPRAVIVLSVDDKGIMEVQLVLQKQG, encoded by the coding sequence ATGAAACGGAAGCTGCTACTTTTCGGCGGGGCCGGGCTGGCGGCGTTCGCCGTGGCAGCGTTCGCGGCCTGGTTCTTCTACTTCCGGAGCGATGCGCCGGAGGAGGTTTCGCTGGAAGGGGCGCTCGAAACGGTCCGGACGCCGACCGCGGCGGCCCCGGCGGGCGCCGGTTCGACACCGGCCCCAGGGGCGACGCAGCCGGCCGGGGCCGGCGCATCGGCCGGCCTCGACGGGACGTGGACGGTGGCCGCGGCGGGCGAGACGTTCGTGGGCTACCGCGTGCAGGAGGAGCTGGCGCAGGTCGGTGCGACGACGGCGGTGGGCCGGACGAGCGACGTGAAGGGCACGGTGACCATTAAAGGAAACCGGGTGGAGCCCGGGAGCACCTTCACCGCGAATATGCAGGCGCTGAAGAGCGACCGTGCGCAGCGGGATAACGCCCTCCGGACCCAGGCGCTGGAGACGAACCGGTTCCCGACCGCGACCTTCACGCTGAAGGATGCAGTCACGCTGCCTGCCTCGTTCGCGAACGGGGAAGCGCTGACGACGACGCTGAAGGGCAGCCTCGAACTGCACGGGGTGACCCGCGACGTCGAAATCCCTGTGCAGGCGAAGCTGGAGAACGGGCTGATCGTGGTGGTGGGCTCGCTCGAGATCAGATTCGCCGACTACGACATTGCCCAGCCGCGGGCGGTGATTGTGCTGAGCGTCGACGACAAGGGGATCATGGAGGTCCAGCTCGTGCTGCAGAAGCAGGGGTAG
- a CDS encoding EamA family transporter, whose amino-acid sequence MTSILFGLGAAVAWGTSDFLGGRFTSRLPVFTVGLASHLAAVLLLGMAVLVSRPDASADAVRWGLTAGLATSFGGLALYRGLSLGESAVVAPLSACGAVIPVVAAILTGDAPGPAALAGIALALSGIILVSLPSEGRVFTHGRHLLPVALGLTAALGFGLFFLLIGRASATDGDALVAVLSARTGAALFTAAAGALVGGLRWPGAGRGLRLASVGAIDSAANLSFALATSRGNVAVASVLGSLYPVQTLILARFVAGERFTHLRLAGAALALAGVALISA is encoded by the coding sequence ATGACCTCCATCCTCTTCGGCCTCGGCGCTGCCGTCGCCTGGGGCACGTCCGATTTCCTCGGGGGCCGGTTCACCAGCCGGCTCCCGGTCTTTACCGTCGGGCTCGCGTCACACCTGGCGGCGGTCCTCCTCCTCGGCATGGCCGTCCTCGTTTCGCGGCCCGATGCCTCCGCCGACGCCGTCCGCTGGGGGCTCACCGCCGGCCTCGCGACCAGCTTCGGCGGCCTCGCCCTCTACCGGGGCCTCTCCCTCGGCGAATCCGCCGTCGTCGCCCCGCTCTCTGCGTGCGGCGCCGTGATCCCGGTCGTCGCCGCCATCCTTACCGGGGACGCGCCGGGGCCCGCAGCCCTTGCCGGCATCGCCCTCGCCCTCTCGGGCATCATCCTCGTCTCGCTCCCCTCCGAGGGGCGCGTCTTCACCCATGGCCGCCACCTGCTGCCCGTCGCCCTCGGGCTCACGGCCGCCCTCGGCTTCGGCCTCTTCTTCCTCCTCATCGGCCGCGCTTCGGCCACCGACGGCGATGCCCTCGTCGCGGTGCTCAGCGCCCGGACCGGCGCTGCGCTCTTTACGGCCGCGGCCGGCGCCCTCGTCGGCGGGCTCCGCTGGCCCGGCGCCGGCCGCGGCCTCCGCCTCGCCTCCGTCGGCGCCATCGATAGCGCCGCCAACCTCTCCTTCGCCCTCGCCACCAGCCGGGGCAACGTCGCCGTCGCCTCCGTGCTCGGCTCCCTCTACCCGGTCCAGACCCTCATCCTCGCCCGGTTCGTCGCCGGCGAACGGTTCACCCACCTCCGCCTGGCGGGCGCCGCCCTCGCCCTGGCCGGGGTCGCCCTGATCTCCGCCTGA
- a CDS encoding nucleotidyltransferase family protein encodes MDPRARAVADWLAERLARHPAVRRVILFGSRARGDHRERSDIDLAIDAPGADPVTWDELLALVDEAPTLLHIDVVRLDTAPPALREAIEREGIELARVHP; translated from the coding sequence ATGGACCCCCGCGCCCGCGCCGTCGCCGACTGGCTCGCCGAACGCCTCGCCCGGCACCCCGCCGTCCGGCGCGTCATCCTCTTCGGCTCCCGCGCCCGCGGCGACCACCGCGAACGCTCCGACATCGACCTCGCCATCGACGCCCCCGGCGCCGACCCGGTCACCTGGGACGAGCTTCTCGCCCTCGTCGACGAAGCCCCCACCCTCCTCCACATCGACGTCGTACGGCTCGATACCGCGCCGCCTGCGCTCCGCGAGGCGATCGAACGGGAGGGCATCGAACTTGCCCGCGTCCATCCGTAG
- the gyrA gene encoding DNA gyrase subunit A, which produces MSIEPTSQVRPVEIEQEMRTSYLDYAMSVIVSRALPDVRDGLKPVQRRILWGMYEGGARAGTPYRKSAATVGDVMGKYHPHGDQAVYDTLVRMAQDFSLRYPLVDGQGNFGSVDGDPPAAMRYTEARMSAIAEEMLADIDQNTVDFEPNYDGRHEQPSILPSRIPNLLLNGSSGIAVGMATSIPPHNLGEIADAISMLIENPETTTLDDLLTVIQGPDFPTYGIALVGKNKEQLRLAYGEGHGRITMHARTTVEESGKGRTAIIVTELPYQVNKAQLIEKIAELVRDRKIDGIADLRDESDRNGMRIVIELKKEGSVQQVKNLLFKHTAMRSTFAINMMAIVDGAPRRLGLKRALELFIDHRREVIRRRTEYQLEKAREREHILQGLLRAIDMIDAVIATIRAAESAQAALDLLQGVGLVQLERLPANSPAAIRSLAQRNPFSFTEVQARAILDMQLRRLAALERQAILNEYEELIKKIAELEDLLANPRKIDFLIRDDMKELKKKYGDPRRTEIVEADPEDFREEDLVPHQDSVVTLSIRNYIKRMPLEEFRRQSRGGKGARGAPTREEDAVMKLVVCDSHDNLLFFTDRGKVYHLRAFDVPDTKKQAKGLPIVNLIDLEPGERVTAILPVSSYDRDFILLATRNGEIKKTRLSEFEEVRRNGKIAFNLDENDQLIAARLATNETNVILVSSDGLAIRFKIDDLRDASRASGGVRGMKLKPGAYVVGVETTDDGSDLLIISERGFGKRTAIDEYPLQGRGGQGVKTLNITEKTGNVAACRMVDPRQDLLLVTRDGIVVRTRVAEISRIGRNTQGVTVMRVGEGDAVASIAAFMMDDDGQARSRRRARPSDNGAASDAALNETLPLGLDVDDAGDGNGGDDAASGD; this is translated from the coding sequence GTGTCCATCGAACCAACCTCACAGGTCCGCCCGGTCGAAATCGAACAGGAGATGCGCACGAGCTACCTCGATTACGCCATGAGCGTGATCGTCTCGCGCGCCCTCCCCGACGTCCGCGACGGCCTCAAGCCGGTCCAGCGCCGCATCCTCTGGGGCATGTACGAAGGCGGCGCCCGCGCCGGCACCCCCTACCGCAAGTCCGCCGCCACCGTCGGCGACGTCATGGGGAAGTACCACCCCCACGGCGACCAGGCCGTCTACGACACGCTGGTCCGCATGGCGCAGGACTTCTCCCTGCGCTACCCCCTCGTCGATGGCCAGGGCAACTTCGGCTCCGTCGATGGCGACCCCCCGGCCGCCATGCGCTACACCGAAGCGCGCATGTCCGCCATCGCCGAGGAGATGCTCGCCGACATCGACCAGAACACGGTCGATTTCGAACCGAACTACGACGGCCGCCACGAACAGCCCTCCATCCTCCCCTCCCGCATCCCGAATCTCCTGCTCAACGGCTCCTCCGGCATCGCCGTCGGCATGGCCACCAGCATCCCCCCGCACAACCTCGGCGAAATCGCCGACGCCATCTCGATGCTCATCGAGAACCCGGAAACCACCACCCTCGATGACCTCCTCACCGTCATCCAGGGGCCGGACTTCCCCACCTACGGCATCGCCCTCGTCGGCAAGAACAAAGAGCAGCTCCGCCTCGCCTACGGCGAAGGCCACGGGCGCATCACCATGCACGCCCGCACCACGGTCGAAGAATCGGGCAAGGGCCGCACCGCCATCATCGTCACCGAACTCCCCTACCAGGTGAACAAGGCCCAGCTCATCGAGAAGATCGCCGAGCTCGTCCGCGACCGCAAAATCGACGGCATCGCCGACCTCCGCGACGAATCCGACCGGAACGGCATGCGCATCGTCATCGAGCTGAAGAAGGAAGGCTCCGTCCAGCAGGTCAAGAACCTCCTCTTTAAGCACACCGCCATGCGCTCCACCTTCGCCATCAACATGATGGCGATCGTCGATGGCGCCCCCCGCCGGCTCGGCCTGAAGCGCGCCCTTGAGCTCTTTATCGACCACCGCCGCGAGGTCATCCGCCGCCGCACCGAGTACCAGCTCGAGAAAGCCCGCGAGCGCGAGCACATCCTCCAGGGCCTCCTCCGCGCCATCGACATGATCGACGCGGTCATCGCCACCATCCGCGCCGCCGAATCGGCCCAGGCCGCCCTCGACCTCCTCCAGGGCGTCGGCCTCGTCCAGCTCGAGCGGCTCCCTGCCAACAGCCCGGCCGCGATCCGCTCCCTGGCCCAGCGGAACCCCTTCAGCTTCACCGAGGTCCAGGCCCGCGCCATCCTCGACATGCAGCTCCGCCGCCTCGCCGCCCTCGAGCGCCAGGCCATCCTCAATGAGTACGAAGAGCTCATCAAGAAGATCGCCGAGCTCGAAGACCTCCTCGCCAACCCGCGGAAGATCGACTTCCTCATCCGCGACGACATGAAGGAGCTGAAGAAGAAGTACGGCGACCCCCGCCGCACCGAGATCGTCGAGGCCGACCCCGAAGACTTCCGCGAAGAAGACCTCGTCCCCCACCAGGACAGCGTCGTTACCCTCAGCATCCGCAACTACATCAAACGGATGCCGCTTGAGGAGTTCCGCCGCCAGAGCCGCGGCGGCAAGGGCGCCCGCGGCGCCCCCACCCGCGAAGAAGACGCCGTCATGAAGCTCGTCGTCTGCGACAGCCACGACAACCTCCTCTTCTTCACGGACCGCGGCAAGGTCTACCACCTCCGCGCCTTCGACGTCCCCGACACGAAGAAGCAGGCGAAGGGACTGCCCATCGTCAACCTCATCGACCTCGAGCCCGGCGAACGCGTCACCGCCATCCTCCCCGTCAGCTCCTACGACCGCGACTTCATCCTGCTCGCCACGCGGAACGGCGAAATCAAGAAGACCCGCCTCTCCGAGTTTGAAGAGGTCCGCCGGAACGGCAAGATCGCCTTCAATCTTGATGAGAACGACCAGCTCATCGCTGCACGCCTGGCCACCAATGAGACCAATGTCATCCTTGTCTCCAGCGATGGCCTTGCCATCCGCTTCAAAATCGACGATCTGCGCGATGCCAGCCGCGCCAGCGGCGGCGTCCGCGGCATGAAGCTGAAGCCCGGCGCCTACGTCGTCGGCGTCGAAACCACCGACGACGGCTCCGACCTCCTCATCATCTCCGAGCGCGGCTTTGGCAAGCGCACCGCCATCGACGAATACCCCCTCCAGGGCCGGGGCGGCCAGGGCGTCAAGACCCTCAACATCACCGAGAAAACCGGAAACGTCGCCGCCTGCCGCATGGTCGACCCCCGCCAGGACCTCCTCCTCGTCACGCGCGACGGCATCGTCGTCCGCACCCGCGTCGCCGAAATCAGCCGGATCGGCCGGAATACCCAGGGCGTCACCGTGATGCGCGTCGGCGAGGGCGACGCCGTCGCCAGCATCGCCGCCTTCATGATGGACGATGACGGCCAGGCACGGAGCCGCCGCCGGGCCCGCCCCTCGGACAACGGCGCCGCCTCCGATGCCGCCCTGAACGAAACGCTCCCCCTCGGCCTCGATGTTGACGACGCCGGGGACGGGAACGGCGGAGACGATGCGGCCAGCGGCGACTGA
- a CDS encoding NUDIX hydrolase — protein MSYKAPGSGREGSAVLLVAPDGSILLQQRDDDVWPAGIGRWTIPGGGREPGESPRETALREFEEETGVRLQRLRYVETVTTAQVPDLLPSCLHLFVADDPVPRTAIDVREGLDFQYHHPAAFPGLPMNPGTRQLLARFIASDAYRGTVGMLQPYRVGVGVIALDRWGRALLQLRDADLPPERFPGQWSIPGGLVEPDEPPDAAAFREFEEETGVLLETLRLFRVYRAAELPGSLTHVYHIYYDDPDLPESLIDVREGQAFRYWHPSELDDLHVAGPAAAVLREFFASTHYRRLFH, from the coding sequence ATGAGCTACAAAGCGCCCGGCTCCGGCCGCGAAGGCTCCGCCGTCCTCCTCGTCGCGCCCGACGGCTCCATCCTCCTTCAGCAGCGCGACGACGACGTCTGGCCCGCCGGCATCGGCCGCTGGACCATCCCCGGCGGCGGCCGCGAGCCCGGCGAGTCGCCCCGCGAAACCGCCCTCCGCGAATTCGAAGAGGAGACCGGCGTCCGCCTCCAGCGCCTCCGCTACGTCGAAACGGTCACCACCGCCCAGGTCCCCGACCTCCTCCCCTCCTGCCTGCACCTCTTCGTGGCCGATGACCCGGTGCCCCGCACCGCAATCGACGTCCGCGAAGGCCTCGATTTCCAGTACCACCACCCGGCTGCCTTCCCCGGCCTGCCCATGAACCCCGGCACCCGCCAGCTCCTCGCCCGCTTTATCGCGAGCGATGCCTACCGCGGCACCGTCGGCATGCTCCAGCCCTACCGGGTCGGCGTCGGCGTCATCGCCCTCGACCGCTGGGGCCGCGCCCTCCTCCAGCTCCGCGACGCCGACCTCCCGCCCGAGCGCTTCCCCGGCCAGTGGTCGATCCCCGGCGGCCTCGTCGAACCCGACGAACCCCCCGATGCCGCCGCCTTCCGCGAGTTCGAAGAGGAGACCGGCGTCCTCCTCGAGACCCTCCGCCTTTTCCGCGTCTACCGCGCCGCTGAACTGCCCGGCTCCCTCACCCACGTCTACCACATCTACTACGACGACCCCGACCTGCCCGAGTCACTCATCGACGTCCGCGAAGGGCAGGCCTTCCGCTACTGGCACCCGTCCGAACTCGACGACCTGCACGTGGCCGGCCCCGCCGCCGCTGTCCTCCGCGAATTCTTCGCCAGCACCCACTACCGCCGCCTCTTCCATTGA
- the pspAA gene encoding PspA-associated protein PspAA, with protein MIVRLMGRGQWRLDDALIDELNRIDAALDDDINRGDATEFREHLAAMHRLIAERGEPVPEDELVPSDAFVPPVDCSIEELRKLMDPDGLIPGGPAKEAVDG; from the coding sequence ATGATTGTGCGGCTGATGGGACGCGGCCAGTGGCGGCTCGATGATGCGCTGATCGATGAGCTGAACCGGATCGATGCGGCGCTGGATGATGATATCAACCGGGGGGATGCAACCGAGTTCCGGGAGCACCTCGCGGCGATGCACCGGCTGATCGCGGAGCGGGGCGAGCCCGTGCCGGAGGACGAGCTGGTGCCGTCGGATGCGTTCGTGCCGCCCGTCGACTGCTCGATCGAGGAGCTGCGGAAGCTGATGGACCCGGATGGGCTAATCCCGGGCGGCCCGGCAAAGGAGGCGGTCGATGGTTGA
- a CDS encoding thiolase family protein has product MELQNVVIVDGVRSAFARGGRGKLVATRLDEAGAQVLRALLERNPKVQPRMIEDIGLGNVGGAGELAGIGADTIARLAGLPSEISAFDTNRQCGSSMEVLHRIAQSIAVGATEVGIAMGAERMGRQLGGGQRGPTTRITEFNRRRLEQTPEQRNLPPDHFENFSVPFPDEILDYSPVLSMVQTAQNVAEVYNLSREELDQFAVDSHRKAVAAYEKGVYKDEIIPLEVEDPVFDAEGNWVESERGPMIIFDRDECIRPGTNIETLSQLPPVKGIVSPTGQELRITAGNSCPTNDGISAVLLMSEKKALELGLEPLARIKGYGIAGIKPQVMGLGPVPSTKKALKYAGIEADQIDRVEFNEAFAAQVIPSCRELGIPLEKVNVNGGSIAIGHPLGATGARLVLTVAHELRRSGKKYGLATQCIGAGMGISTIIEAL; this is encoded by the coding sequence TTGGAACTTCAGAACGTCGTCATCGTCGATGGGGTCCGCTCCGCGTTTGCACGCGGCGGACGGGGAAAGCTGGTCGCCACGCGCCTCGATGAGGCCGGGGCCCAGGTGCTGCGCGCGCTGCTTGAGCGGAACCCGAAGGTGCAGCCGCGGATGATCGAGGATATCGGCCTCGGGAACGTGGGGGGCGCCGGGGAGCTCGCTGGCATCGGCGCGGACACCATCGCGCGGCTCGCCGGGCTCCCGTCGGAGATTTCGGCCTTCGATACGAACCGGCAGTGCGGCTCGAGCATGGAGGTGCTGCACCGGATTGCGCAGTCGATCGCGGTGGGCGCGACGGAGGTCGGCATCGCGATGGGCGCGGAGCGGATGGGGCGGCAGCTCGGCGGCGGGCAGCGGGGCCCGACGACGCGGATCACGGAGTTCAACCGGCGCCGGCTGGAGCAGACGCCGGAACAGCGGAACCTGCCGCCGGACCACTTCGAGAACTTCTCGGTGCCGTTCCCGGACGAGATTCTCGATTACTCGCCGGTGCTTTCGATGGTGCAGACGGCCCAGAACGTGGCCGAGGTGTACAACCTGAGCCGCGAGGAGCTGGACCAGTTCGCGGTCGACAGCCACCGGAAGGCGGTGGCGGCCTACGAGAAGGGCGTCTACAAGGACGAGATCATCCCGCTCGAGGTGGAGGACCCGGTCTTCGACGCCGAGGGCAACTGGGTGGAGTCGGAGCGCGGGCCGATGATCATCTTCGACCGCGACGAGTGCATCCGGCCCGGGACGAACATCGAGACGCTGAGCCAGCTCCCGCCGGTGAAGGGCATCGTGAGCCCGACCGGGCAGGAGCTGCGGATTACGGCCGGGAACAGCTGCCCGACGAACGACGGCATCAGCGCCGTGCTGCTGATGAGCGAGAAGAAGGCGCTGGAGCTGGGGCTGGAGCCGCTCGCCCGGATCAAGGGGTACGGCATTGCGGGCATCAAGCCACAGGTGATGGGCCTCGGCCCGGTCCCCTCGACCAAGAAGGCGCTCAAGTATGCGGGCATTGAAGCCGACCAGATCGACCGGGTCGAGTTCAACGAGGCGTTCGCGGCGCAGGTCATCCCCTCCTGCCGGGAGCTGGGCATCCCGCTGGAGAAGGTGAACGTGAACGGCGGGTCGATCGCGATCGGGCACCCGCTCGGTGCAACCGGCGCACGGCTTGTCCTGACGGTGGCGCACGAGCTGCGCCGCAGCGGCAAGAAGTACGGCCTGGCGACGCAGTGCATCGGCGCGGGGATGGGGATCAGCACCATCATCGAGGCGCTCTAG
- a CDS encoding DNA adenine methylase, translating to MATPFLKWAGGKSRLVPTVAEGVAGLPVERYIEPFLGGGAMFFGLRARGLRVPAILADANAELIAAFAAVRDDPEAVISALRPLAEAYLAAGREERRELYYRVRASEPEGRAARAARLIFLNRTCYNGLYRVNRQGRFNVPHGRYVRPLICDEANLRACAEELAGAELRCADFAEVCAEAGPGDFVYLDPPYHPLSTTARFTAYTDRAFGWDDQVRLAAAVRGLAARGAWFALSNSAHPAIGSLYEGLRPLTVQMSRAINSRGDRRAPVEEYLFFGGRREEG from the coding sequence ATGGCGACGCCCTTCCTGAAGTGGGCCGGCGGGAAATCGCGGCTCGTGCCGACGGTTGCGGAGGGCGTGGCGGGGCTGCCGGTCGAGCGGTACATCGAGCCGTTCCTGGGCGGGGGCGCGATGTTCTTCGGGCTGCGGGCGCGCGGCCTGCGGGTGCCGGCGATCCTCGCTGACGCGAACGCTGAGCTGATTGCGGCGTTCGCCGCCGTGCGCGACGACCCGGAGGCGGTGATTTCGGCGCTGCGGCCGCTGGCCGAGGCGTACCTCGCGGCGGGGCGGGAGGAGCGGCGGGAGCTCTACTACCGGGTGCGGGCGAGCGAACCGGAGGGCCGGGCGGCGCGGGCGGCGCGGCTCATCTTTCTCAACCGGACGTGCTACAACGGGCTGTACCGGGTGAACCGGCAGGGGCGGTTCAACGTGCCCCACGGGCGGTACGTGCGGCCGCTCATCTGCGACGAGGCGAACCTGCGCGCCTGCGCGGAGGAGCTGGCGGGGGCGGAGCTGCGCTGCGCTGACTTCGCCGAGGTGTGCGCGGAGGCCGGCCCGGGCGATTTCGTCTACCTCGACCCGCCCTACCACCCGTTGAGCACGACGGCGCGGTTCACGGCGTACACGGACCGGGCCTTCGGGTGGGACGACCAGGTGCGGCTCGCGGCAGCGGTGCGGGGGCTGGCGGCGCGGGGGGCGTGGTTCGCGCTGTCGAATTCGGCGCACCCGGCGATTGGGTCACTCTACGAGGGGCTGCGGCCGCTGACGGTGCAGATGTCGCGGGCGATCAATTCGCGGGGTGACCGGCGGGCGCCGGTGGAGGAGTACCTGTTTTTCGGGGGGAGGAGGGAGGAGGGATGA